The window GGGCAGACGCTGCATCTCATTCAAGATGCGGCGGCACTCGCGACCTGTCGCGAGCTGTGCGAGGAATATGCGCGCAAAGCCGGCCACGCGGACACGTTCACGCCAGTAACATCGTTGCATTGGATGGGCGCGTGGCCGCACGATGAAGCGCAAGCTGCCGCAATCGTCTCGTACGGCGGAACGCTGGCTGCGATCGGCGGCGCGGTCAGCGTGACGACCAAGAGCGTCCACGAAGCCTTCGGGATTCCAACGCCGGAAGCAAACTGCGAGGCTTTGCGGATGACGCGCATGGCGATCTATCTCGCGCGCAAGATCCGGCTCGAGGGGCTTCCCGAATACGAGTTCGAACGCGACCTGATTCGGCGCGAGGTGCGGCCGATCGTCGATCGGGTGCTCGAGCTAGGCGAAGGCGACGTCGCCAGTGGAACCGTTCGCGCGCTCGAGGCGGGGGTTCTCGACATCCCCTGGTCCCCGAACCGGTTCGTTCGCAGTCGCGTCATGCCGGCGCGTGACGTCGACGGCTACTTGCGTATTCTGGATGCCGCGGCGATGCCGTTTCCGAAAGACGTGCTCGCGGTGCACGAAGAGCGTCTGCGAAAACGTGCCGAGGCCGAGCACGTCGCATATGGACGCGACCTCGCGGTGTCGAGCGTCTACGAGCTCAGCGAGCCGATCGCGAAACTGCTTCCGTCCGAACGTAATCGTTAAGAAAACGTTTGCGATGCGTTCGGCAGGAAAAGCGCGATTCGTCATGGAGCATGACAAATGCTGCTGAGGGGTAGACTGCAGCGGTCGGCAGCCTATGCAGTGATCTTATGCTGCGCCGCCTATTTGTATTTTCTCGCGCAGCGTTTTCAGTTCGAGCTAGTGCCAGGGCGCGTCGGTCCCGACGCGTGGCCGAAGATCGTACTCGGCCTGCTGCTCGTGACGTGCGTCTGGCAGCTGGGAAGAATACTGATCGTCGGCGCCGCGCCGGCAGCCTCGGCTGACGATGAGCTTCCGCTCTCGGATGGCGGGGGCGATTACACGCACCTCGCGTTGCTTGCCATCGGCGTGACGGTCGTCTACGCGTACGTTCTGCCGGCTCTCGGATTTTTCGTTGCGACGGTGCTCTACATGGGCGCCATCGCCTACGTTAGCCGCTTTCGTCAAGTGGTGCCGCTTCTTGCAACGAGCATCATCGCGCCGCTCGTGCTGATGTTCGTCTTCATGAAGATCGTTTACGTCGCGCTGCCGCTCGGTGCCGGCCCGTTCAAAGCGCTCACGCTCGCGCTGCTCAAGATGCTCGGAGTGCACTGAGCTCGCATGGACGTGCTCAACAGTCTCGGCTCCGGCCTCCTGCATGTCTTCTCGCTCGGAGACTTTTCGATGTTGTTGCTCGGTCTCTTGATCGGGATGGCCGTCTCGATTATGCCGGGCTTGGGTCTCGTCATGGGCGTGGTGTTGGCGCTGCCGTTTACGTACCGCATGCCGATCGAGCCGGCGATCATCTTGCTGACGGCGATCTACGTTTCCGGAACGTACGCCGGATGCTTCACCGCGATCTTGTACCGGATTCCCGGCGAACCGATGGACGTTCCGCTGCTGTGGGACGGCTACAGCATGACGCAGCGCGGGGAAGCTGCAAAGGCTCTTGGTTGGGCGCTCGTCGCCGCACTCACCGGCGGTCTGATCTCATCAGCGGTGATGGTTGCGCTCGCGGTACCGTTTAGCAACGCGGCGCTCAAATTCGGACCGCCCGAATATTTTGCGGCAGTGTTCTTCGGATTTACATCGATCGCTGCGCTGGCCGGAAAATCGTTCGTCAATGCCTTCATCAGCTTGCTGATTGGACTCTGGATCGCAACGATCGGCGTCGATCAGACGTACAGTGCGCAGCGCTTCACGTTCGGCATGCCGGTTCTGATGGGCGGTTTGCCGTACGTCGTGATCCTGGTCGGCATGTACGGTCTCGGCGAGCTCATCAGCCGCGTCGGCCGGGGTCTTCCGAAGATCGAAAAACCGCCGGACGACGTCGCCGTCGGTACGTCGTTCCCGTCGCTGCGTGAAATGTGGTCGATCCGCTCGACCTTCATTCGCAGCAGCATCTTGGGCACGATTCTCGGGATCGTTCCGGGCGCCGGCGCGACCATCACGTCGTTCATCTCGTACGGCATAGAAAAGCAGTACGGCAAGCGCCGCGATCAGTTGGGCAAGGGCGTCCCCGAAGGGATCGTTGCACCCCAGATCGGTTCGACTGCATCGGTTGCCGGTCACATGATCCCACTCTTGACGCTGGGATTACCCGGCAGCGGTGCGACGGCGGTCATCCTCGGCGCGTTCTTACTGCATGGCGTGCAGCCGGGACCGCTGCTCTTCACGCAGCCCGATTCGAAGATCGTCGTCTACTCTATCCTCGCCTCGTTGTTCGTCGGCGTCATCGGCATGTGCGTGATGGGCTTCGTCTGGATCAAAGTGGTCGTCAAGGTGCTCAAGATACCGCAGCCGCTCTTGGTCGCGATTGTCATGGTCTTTTGCATCGTCGGCGCTTATGCGGATCGCAACAGCATGAACGACGTCTGGATCATCGTCGTCTTCGGCGTTCTCGGTTTTCTTTTCGAACGATTTCGGTTTCCAATCGCACCGATGGTGTTGGGCGTCATCCTCGGTCCGCTCGCAGAGAGCTCGTTCATCCAAACCATGGTGAGCTACAACAATGACTGGACGATTTTTCTGCGGCACCCGATCAGCGGGACGCTGATCGGACTCTCGATCGTCGCACTCGCCTACCCGCTGGTGCGCGAAATTCTGGGGCGCAAACCTAAACCTATTTTGCTGGGAGGGGAATCATGAAACGAACCACATTCACCGCGAGCATGCTCGGTGCGCTCGGCGCAGCGACGGTCGCTACGCCGCAGTTGGCGCGTGCAGAAGATGCGTATCCAAGCCGTCCGATCACGTTGATTGTTCCATGGGGGCCGGGCGGCGGCTCCGATCAAGTCGGACGCGCGGTTGCCAAGAATCTCCAAGACGTTCTGAAAGGGACCTCGATCCCCGTCATCAACGTCCCCGGCGCCGACGGTAACGACGGGATGGTCAGGTTGGCCGGCGGCGACGCCGACGGCTACACCATGGTCATTTTTATCGCGGACACGTTCGTCGGCAACATAACCGCGAAGACGCCGCCGGCTTGGCACTTGAGCGACATCACACCGCTCGCGATGATGAACACCATGCCGTTTGCATATTATCTTTCGAAGGACAGCCCATACAAGGATTGGGCCTCATTCGAGAAAGCCGCGAAGACTACGCAGATGCGCGTCGCCATCACCGGGTACGGAAGCGCGGAGGATATTGGAACCAAGTACTTTGCCAATAAGGGCGGCTTGAAACTTACACAGGTCGCATTTGCGAAACCGGGCGAACGCTATGCGGCGCTGCTCGGAAACCAGGTCGAAGTCATGTGCGATCCGATCGGCAATGTGAGTCATTATGTCGAATCCGGTCAGATGAAGCCAATTTGCGTCTGGGCCGAAAAACGTCTTGGGGTCGTCCCTTACTGCCCGACGGCGCACGAAGTCGGCTACAAGGTCGTCCTGGAAGAATGGCGCACCATCGCCGTCAAGGCGGGCACCGATCCGAAGAACGTGGCGTTTCTCGATCGCGCTTTAGCAAGCGCGTACAAAACCGCGGACTTCCAAGCGTTCTTGAAGTCGTCGTGGTCCGATCCCGACAGCTATGTTGCGGCGAAAGACCTGCCAGCGTTCTTTGCTGCGCGACGCAAGGACGTCGACACACTCATCGCAGCGACACACTGACCTTCGAGCCGCCGGCAAGGCGGCAAGCGATCTGGAACGTCTGCTTCACGCCGAGCGACTGCGCGATGCCTCGACCGGCGATGTCGTAGGCCGTTCCGTGACCGGGAGTCACGACGGGGAATGGGAGACCGCCCATGAGGGCGACTCCCTTCCCAAACCCAAGGAGCTTCATCGCAATTCCGCCTTGATCGTGATACATCGTCACGACCCCGTCGTACGAATGCGCCTGCGCACGTACAAACACAGAATCAGGCGGGAACGGACCGTCTACGTCAATGCCGAGTTGGCGGGCGTCGGCGATCGCCGGAGCAATGCTCTTGATTTCTTCGTCGCCGTAGAGGCCGCCGTCACCGGCGTGCGGATTCAATCCGGCTACCGCGATTTTCGGCTTCGTCTTTTTCGCGGGGGCAATGGTCCGATCGAGGAGTTGGATCGATTGCAGCACATTTTCTTTGGTGATCAGGTCAGGCACGTCACGAATCGAAGCGTGACCTGTGATGCGCGACATCCACATCGGTTCGAGAACGTAGATCCAGTTCGTATAGCCTTTGAAATCCAGTTGGGCGCAGAAAAACTCCAGATCGTCGTTTTCGCGTAGGCCGCCCAGATGCATCGCCTCTTTGTTTACCGGTGCGTAGAGAATTGCGTCGATCTCGCCGCGCTGCGCGGCTTGAATCATTTGCTTCCAGGTGTCAAGGACTTCAGAACCGGCAGTTGAGCTTACGCGTGCCTCACCGGCGCCTTCGGAAGGCCGCGATTTTGAAACGAATCGGGAAACCGCGGCTTTTGAAACGTTTGCGACCCGCTGTCCGAATTCGAGTACGGCGGGATCTCCGAACAAGACGATCTTCCCAATCCGATCGAGGTCGGGTTCTGCGAGAAAACGTGCCGTGATTTCGGGACCGATTCCATGTCGATCTCCCATCATCACGCCGATCGTCGGGGTCATTACGCTCCCTCAATTTCTTGTATCTGCTGCTGCGATCTCCGGTAGAAGGCCGGGACATCTTTTGCAGACACGTAGCTGTCTTTGGCAGACCAGGTGTAATCCATAAATTGCTGATAGTCAGCCGATTTATAGACGCGAGCAAACGCGTCGGATAAGAACGCAACGATGCGCGGGTCCGTCCCCGCCTTTACCACGAAGGAGCGCCAGAACAATGGTGCCACCTTGTAGCCGGCCTCGATCGCGGTCGGTACGCCCGGCATCTGGGGAACTCTCTTCGTGTCGAACACCATCACCGGCCGCATCTGTCCGCCCTCGATGTAGCGGCGAAGGTTGCCGTCGGGCTCGGTCATCAGATCGACCTGATTTCCCAGGAGCGCCGCGTAGCGTTCTCCGGGTTTCGCAAACGGAATCACCGTAAGTTTCACGCCCCTGCGGGCCAAGAATTTCGTGAGCAGATCTTCACAGCTGCCGAACCCGTCGATCGCGATTTTGATCTGCGTCGTTTTGGAGGCTTTCTCGAGATCCGCCCACGACTTGTACGGGCCGGTCGACGATACGAAATACGTGTACGGCTGACGATTCATCACCGCCAGCGGCGTGATGTCGCTCATATGCCACGCGGCCGAAGTCTTCGACGTCATGTTGCCGACGAACGTGTCCACGATGAACACGGCCATCGTGTAGCCGTCGGCGTCGCTGCCGACGAGCTTAACCATGCCGTCGTTACCGTCGGCGCCGGGCACGTTGATGACTGGGACCGACGTCCCTTTCAGGACGTCTTGCAGAGATTTAGCGACGGCACGTCCGACCTGATCGGAGCCGCCGCCGGGTCCCCACGGAACGATCAGCGTGATCGGACGGCTTGGAAATTCATCTGCTGCGCGTGCAATTCGGGGCGCGGCTACGGAAGCTGCGCCGAGCGCGCCGAGCATGCTTGTCGCGAACGAGGTTCGGTTCATAGGTCCTCGCAGTTCTGCCGGTAGGGCAGCATTTGTCAAGTTCCATGAC of the Candidatus Baltobacteraceae bacterium genome contains:
- a CDS encoding 4-hydroxythreonine-4-phosphate dehydrogenase PdxA; this encodes MTPTIGVMMGDRHGIGPEITARFLAEPDLDRIGKIVLFGDPAVLEFGQRVANVSKAAVSRFVSKSRPSEGAGEARVSSTAGSEVLDTWKQMIQAAQRGEIDAILYAPVNKEAMHLGGLRENDDLEFFCAQLDFKGYTNWIYVLEPMWMSRITGHASIRDVPDLITKENVLQSIQLLDRTIAPAKKTKPKIAVAGLNPHAGDGGLYGDEEIKSIAPAIADARQLGIDVDGPFPPDSVFVRAQAHSYDGVVTMYHDQGGIAMKLLGFGKGVALMGGLPFPVVTPGHGTAYDIAGRGIAQSLGVKQTFQIACRLAGGSKVSVSLR
- a CDS encoding tripartite tricarboxylate transporter substrate binding protein; translation: MNRTSFATSMLGALGAASVAAPRIARAADEFPSRPITLIVPWGPGGGSDQVGRAVAKSLQDVLKGTSVPVINVPGADGNDGMVKLVGSDADGYTMAVFIVDTFVGNMTSKTSAAWHMSDITPLAVMNRQPYTYFVSSTGPYKSWADLEKASKTTQIKIAIDGFGSCEDLLTKFLARRGVKLTVIPFAKPGERYAALLGNQVDLMTEPDGNLRRYIEGGQMRPVMVFDTKRVPQMPGVPTAIEAGYKVAPLFWRSFVVKAGTDPRIVAFLSDAFARVYKSADYQQFMDYTWSAKDSYVSAKDVPAFYRRSQQQIQEIEGA
- a CDS encoding tripartite tricarboxylate transporter permease; translation: MDVLNSLGSGLLHVFSLGDFSMLLLGLLIGMAVSIMPGLGLVMGVVLALPFTYRMPIEPAIILLTAIYVSGTYAGCFTAILYRIPGEPMDVPLLWDGYSMTQRGEAAKALGWALVAALTGGLISSAVMVALAVPFSNAALKFGPPEYFAAVFFGFTSIAALAGKSFVNAFISLLIGLWIATIGVDQTYSAQRFTFGMPVLMGGLPYVVILVGMYGLGELISRVGRGLPKIEKPPDDVAVGTSFPSLREMWSIRSTFIRSSILGTILGIVPGAGATITSFISYGIEKQYGKRRDQLGKGVPEGIVAPQIGSTASVAGHMIPLLTLGLPGSGATAVILGAFLLHGVQPGPLLFTQPDSKIVVYSILASLFVGVIGMCVMGFVWIKVVVKVLKIPQPLLVAIVMVFCIVGAYADRNSMNDVWIIVVFGVLGFLFERFRFPIAPMVLGVILGPLAESSFIQTMVSYNNDWTIFLRHPISGTLIGLSIVALAYPLVREILGRKPKPILLGGES
- a CDS encoding tripartite tricarboxylate transporter TctB family protein; this translates as MILCCAAYLYFLAQRFQFELVPGRVGPDAWPKIVLGLLLVTCVWQLGRILIVGAAPAASADDELPLSDGGGDYTHLALLAIGVTVVYAYVLPALGFFVATVLYMGAIAYVSRFRQVVPLLATSIIAPLVLMFVFMKIVYVALPLGAGPFKALTLALLKMLGVH
- a CDS encoding tripartite tricarboxylate transporter substrate binding protein codes for the protein MKRTTFTASMLGALGAATVATPQLARAEDAYPSRPITLIVPWGPGGGSDQVGRAVAKNLQDVLKGTSIPVINVPGADGNDGMVRLAGGDADGYTMVIFIADTFVGNITAKTPPAWHLSDITPLAMMNTMPFAYYLSKDSPYKDWASFEKAAKTTQMRVAITGYGSAEDIGTKYFANKGGLKLTQVAFAKPGERYAALLGNQVEVMCDPIGNVSHYVESGQMKPICVWAEKRLGVVPYCPTAHEVGYKVVLEEWRTIAVKAGTDPKNVAFLDRALASAYKTADFQAFLKSSWSDPDSYVAAKDLPAFFAARRKDVDTLIAATH